TTTGCGCCCTTCGATATCGGCAAGCATTTCTTCTTGGGCAAGCGCATCACGCCCCCTGTCGTCGCCCAATTCGTCACTCGGCGCCACGCGCGCCCGTTTAGGCAGGCTCATATCAATCATTCCCTCCATCAATCAGCCGTTTGACCTTGGACTTCAGAACATCCATCGAAAGCTCCTTCACGACCCCCAGCACCTCGATCAGAGTGGCCGGCTTCTTCGGGGTCGGCTTGATGCGCAGCAGATACACCGTGATCCTGTCCGCCCCGAAATGAACCTCGAATTGCACCTGGAACTGGTAAAACGTGGTCTGGCGAAATCCGTTCCGGCCAACCCGCCCCTGCGCCGGGTCGCGCCGCAGAAGCATGATCATCTGCGCCACATGATCTTCCGACAAATACAGATATGCCGCATCTTGCAATGCGACGCGGGTGCATTTGCAGGCGATCTCGGTGACATCGACCATGTGAGAATATATACGCCAATGGCGTATCAATTTCAAGGAGCAACTACGCCAATGGCGCAGCTATCAGCGTATCTGCATCGCCGCCAAAATCGGGCCAAAGTTCTTCTTCTGCAGAATCACCGCGACAGGCAGATCGCCTTTCACGGGAACGCTCAAGAATAGCGGACGCTTGCCGTCCCATTCGCCGATCACCGACCAATCGCGCACGACATTGGCATAGGAAATCTTGCGCCCGGCGTTTTCGCCGCGCCGGATATCGACAGTGGCTTCGCGCTCGAACCGCACCAATTGCACCAGAATTGCGCCCGTACCCTGCCCCTGGTCGGCGATGGGATTGGCCGAAACAACTATCTGCCCGCCTTCCCGGCTGGCCTTGATCGTAACGGCCTGTGGGCGTTTCTGATACCTGCTGATCAGATCGTTGACATCCATCGGATGGTTGCCCACCACATGATCGCGCCCATGGATGATCATCTGCGGCGTATAGACCATACGACGGTGACCCGCTTTGGCATAACCATGCTGGCGCAGGGTGTATTTATGGTCGGCAAAGACATCTTTCCAGCCGATATAGTCCCAGTAATCCACATGCAGCGACAGCGCGACCACGTCCGCGCGCCTGGCCAGCTTGTGCAAGAAGGCATCCGCTGCCGGACAGCTCGAACAGCCTTGCGAGGTGTAAAGCTCGACCACGATTACCGGCTTGTCGGCATGGGCTGCCCCCGCCAATGCGATCCAGAAAACCGTCAACACGGCTCGGCTCAGTGATTTCAAACGCCAAAAGGCCTTACCGCCCAAGGCAATCGACTGTTGCGCATGTTTCAGGTCGAAGGCCTGTCTCAACGTAGCCTCAAAACGCTTTAGCCATGCGCCGTATCGATTCATTGCCGGTGTTTCCCCATTTTGACGCCCCGGTATCGTCCCCGGCATGTCGTCTGCTTTTCTATCGGTATGTTCGCAAACACATCCATTGTTTAGGCACAGGCTATTGAAATAACCAATCAAGGTTTTGCGAGTATTCGGTGAGGCGCGACTCTCAATTGCGCAATTGTCGCACCCTCGACGCGCCATTGTCTCACAAAATTTCGCACACCCCCCAGATACCCGCCTCCCTCTTTTGCCCACGCCGCTTGACACTGGCCCACACCGGATCATCATGGCTGCGTCACTCAATCTGAACAGAAGGAGTTCTAGAATGGCCGAGTCATGGCTTCCCACATTGATCACCCCCGATCCCCAAAGCGGTTACGATCTCGCCGTGAAAATGTCGCGCGTCGCAGTAAAGATGACTCAACCCGACGCCGCCATGCGTGACAAGCTGCGCGCCGATTATGCCGAAGATGCCGATGCGCTGATCGCCGCATCCCAGGTTGTCGCCGTGCATTTTCAAACCGTCGCCGCCGCCAATGGTTATTGGCGCTCGAAAGGCTGACAAATACTCATGTGGCGGAGCGGCTTCGATCCGCCCTTCCGCCGCTTGCCCTCGTGTCTATCTGAACTATCACTGATCTATTACTGCGCCCCTTGCCATCCCTCGATCCGCTGCGACTCTGGTGCAGATTGCAAAAACAGTGTGCAATGGTATACATAAAACGCAGCCACCCCCTTGAACGCGATCAGATCATGCGTCAAAAGCGCGTTCAATTGACCTCTCATTTCTGCCGGAGACAGCCAAATGCCCATTACCGTTGGACAGGACACCGCCAAGACCCGCAAAACCCTCACCGTTGGGAACCAGTCGGTCGCCTATTACTCGATCCCCGCGGCCGAAGCCGCCGGTTTGGGCGATTTCTCGAAATTGCCTGCTGCCCTCAAGGTGGTGTTGGAAAACATGCTGCGATTTGAGGATGGCAAGACCGTCAGCGTCGATGACATCAAGGCATTCGCCGAATGGGGCG
This window of the Rhodobacteraceae bacterium LMO-JJ12 genome carries:
- a CDS encoding DUF1223 domain-containing protein, which gives rise to MNRYGAWLKRFEATLRQAFDLKHAQQSIALGGKAFWRLKSLSRAVLTVFWIALAGAAHADKPVIVVELYTSQGCSSCPAADAFLHKLARRADVVALSLHVDYWDYIGWKDVFADHKYTLRQHGYAKAGHRRMVYTPQMIIHGRDHVVGNHPMDVNDLISRYQKRPQAVTIKASREGGQIVVSANPIADQGQGTGAILVQLVRFEREATVDIRRGENAGRKISYANVVRDWSVIGEWDGKRPLFLSVPVKGDLPVAVILQKKNFGPILAAMQIR
- a CDS encoding hexameric tyrosine-coordinated heme protein; protein product: MAESWLPTLITPDPQSGYDLAVKMSRVAVKMTQPDAAMRDKLRADYAEDADALIAASQVVAVHFQTVAAANGYWRSKG